One region of Purpureocillium takamizusanense chromosome 4, complete sequence genomic DNA includes:
- a CDS encoding uncharacterized protein (EggNog:ENOG503P1M0~COG:C): MATQKGLVVEKAGAPFTVVDSLPRSKPGPKQALVKSLFVAINPVEVFMQQTAILTTALPAVLGSDFGAIVLETGSECKKLRKGDYVFGSCNLGQNAYSPFQETFLVDEDAAFKKGENISVEESTTMGVGILTSAFGIIVGGKVALPAAQATVPERDEWIVVLGGSGTVGHFGIQIARACGYKVAASCSPAKSSKVLASGAEAAFSNRASPDEQAAEVKSITGGKVGLVWDSSGQAHEAGFKILAESTAQAKFFSTTDNVNNYTVPAGINEYQVRIGMLGRDTDIGRHISEETAKLVPVLEGHVAKGTLGPIEFDVFDESGWGALVDAIKYYAEGKAAKKLLVRLQGE, from the exons ATGGCTACGCAAAAGGGACTCGTCGTTGAAAAAGCCGGCGCGCCGTTCACGGTCGTCGACAGCCTCCCGCGCTCGAAGCCGGGCCCCAAACAAGCCCTGGTCAAGTCCCTCTTTGTCGCCATCAACCCTGT GGAGGTCTTTATGCAGCAGACGGCCAtcctcaccaccgccctgcccgccgtcctcggaTCCGACTTtggcgccatcgtcctcgagaCGGGTAGCGAGTGCAAGAAGTTGCGAAAGGGCGACTACGTGTTCGGCTCTTGCAACCTGGGGCAGAATGCGTACTCTCCGTTCCAGGAGACGTttctcgtcgacgaggacgccgccttTAAGAAGGGCGAGAACATATCCGTGGAGGAGTCCACCACCATGGGCGTTGGTATCCTG ACTTCGGCATTCGGCATCATCGTTGGCGGCAAGgtcgccctgcccgccgcccaagctACCGTCCCAGAGCGTGACGAATGGatcgtcgtcctcggaggcagcggcacggTCGGCCATTTTGGCATCCAG ATTGCACGCGCATGCGGATACAAAgtcgccgcctcgtgctCCCCGGCCAAGTCTTCC AAAGTCCtagccagcggcgccgaagccgcctTCAGCaaccgcgcctcgcccgatgagcaggccgccgaggtcaagTCCATcaccggcggcaaggtcggcCTCGTGTGGGAcagcagcgggcaggcaCACGAGGCGGGATTCAAGATCCTCGCCGAGTCCACTGCGCAGGCCAAGTTCTTTAGCACCACGGACAATGT CAATAACTACACCGTCCCGGCCGGCATCAACGAGTACCAGGTCAGGATCGGCATGCTCGGCCGAGACACCGACATTGGCAGGCACATCAGCGAAGAGACGGCCAAGCTGGTCCCTGTTCTCGAGGGGCATGTCGCCAAGGGCACGCTCGGGCCCATCGAGTTCGATGTGTTTGACGAGTCCGGCTGGGGGGCGCTGGTCGATGCCATCAAGTACTATGCTGAGGGtaaggcggccaagaagcttCTGGTCCGTCTGCAGGGCGAATGA